The following are encoded in a window of Anaerolineales bacterium genomic DNA:
- a CDS encoding cytochrome c, with amino-acid sequence MKWQIAVGIFLALGLLALTIGLALGELPRMELFKASIDARSVETGAALFENNCRTCHGPQGKGIEGVAPAINAADLYDGSRLAAIGWSGTTDDYLRDVIAAGRPVPSAGSNYPQRMPTWSQRYGGPLRDDQVDSLVAFVMNWKDRALAGGGGAAPPAVVEGAVGTEITVALPAGDPARGQQLAESGLGCPGCHVLAAVGPAWMASGDQPGIGTRAETRFTQDDYTGLAADAQQYLVEAVVQTNAFIVSGYQPNIMPPNYGERLTGQDLADLIAYLTSLR; translated from the coding sequence ATGAAGTGGCAGATCGCGGTCGGGATCTTCCTGGCGCTGGGCCTGCTCGCCCTGACGATCGGGCTGGCGCTGGGCGAACTGCCGCGCATGGAGCTGTTCAAGGCCTCGATTGACGCCCGCTCGGTGGAGACCGGGGCGGCGTTGTTCGAGAACAACTGCCGCACCTGCCACGGGCCGCAAGGGAAAGGCATCGAGGGCGTGGCGCCAGCCATCAACGCCGCCGATCTGTATGACGGTTCACGCCTGGCGGCGATCGGCTGGTCAGGGACGACCGACGACTACCTGCGGGACGTGATTGCGGCCGGGCGGCCGGTGCCCAGCGCCGGGTCGAACTACCCGCAGCGCATGCCGACCTGGAGCCAGCGCTACGGCGGGCCGCTGCGCGATGACCAGGTCGATTCGCTGGTGGCCTTCGTCATGAACTGGAAGGACCGGGCACTGGCCGGAGGTGGGGGCGCCGCGCCGCCAGCTGTCGTCGAGGGGGCGGTGGGCACTGAGATCACCGTGGCCCTGCCGGCGGGAGACCCCGCCCGCGGACAACAGCTGGCCGAAAGCGGGCTCGGCTGCCCCGGCTGCCATGTGCTGGCCGCGGTCGGGCCGGCCTGGATGGCCTCGGGCGACCAGCCCGGCATTGGGACCCGCGCCGAAACACGCTTCACCCAGGACGACTACACCGGCCTGGCGGCCGATGCCCAACAATACCTGGTCGAGGCGGTGGTCCAGACCAACGCCTTCATCGTGTCCGGCTACCAACCGAACATCATGCCCCCCAACTACGGCGAGCGACTCACTGGGCAAGACCTGGCCGATCTGATCGCCTACTTGACCAGCTTGCGCTGA